The sequence CAAATGGAGATCAGCAGTAACCGAAGAGACCAACCGGTCCATCTGCTGCTCGTTGCAGACATTGAAAAGGTTTTGAATCACTATGCTGCCAAACAGATCGAACATCAAAATACACACCTGATCTTTCACCTCTGCAAATATGAATTCGATATCCTCCGGTTTATTTCCTTGGAGATTCTCAATCAAGAAAAGGTAACAGTATGGATCCATTGATTTCCAAAACACCTTGCCCTTTAAATTTTCCAAAGATATAAAACGGTGCAGCGGCAGCGGATCATTAATAATTGGCCTAGATGCGAAGGGAAAAGCAGGCTCTGAATACATCGGAAATTTATCAACAATTTCAGCCGGACGGCGGTGACGATCGTGTTTGCTCGCTCGCTAGGGTTTGAGTTGCATGGGTTtcgtttttcaaaattttatattatattttattttatttttttttttttaatatctattatttttaataatgaaGATGAAGGagccttattttattttatttatctttatCTTAATAGGGATTGGATCCCTGCTTTGGGAAACGATATGATTTTAAATTACAcaatgaatgtttaattagGTCGTTCAccaatttaaataaaatgaacgGTGGCcaaatttgatatatatttgaatATTGTCGTTCCCATTGTTATGTGTAAATTATCTTCATAATAGGAGAAGACACTGCAAATAATGTTAGGATTAGAGTCGTTAATTTGGGTTAGGCCCGTCGGGTTGCcccgccacacaatttaagtgaAGCTAAAGGTGGGCTTAAGTGGGTCAACCCGCCTAGGCCCACGACCCGTGCAGGTTGGCCCTCGGAAATggagaattattattttatttttatttttattgtgatatatgtattttttaatgaaagtagtaaatttttttttattaattattttatataaaatttacatgtatgaaatcaataattaaaatttttattaatatatttctattaatatttatttatgaaataaaatttataattaattataatgatttttatttgtaaGGATTTCCAGCCCGTCCGGATGGTGGGCCGGCTCGCCCTCGACTGCCAAAAGGTGGGTTTTTGATGGGCCGGCCCGCTCCGCCATAGGTTGGCCCATCTGACAGCTCTAGTTAGGATCGGTCGAGTGTGTCGAGGGGGTGAATACACGTACGCTTTAAGTTTTCTTCTTTGCTTAACTGAATTCAGTTGGGATCCGTGTTTCTTGGTTGTCGATGTCAATTGACAAACAAATATATGTATAGAAATAAGTCAACTGACAGATAAAAATAGCTTGGTAAACTGAAATTAAGAACACAAGAGAATGTTTATGAATTTTCGGAAATTAACAACTCCTACATCACCCTCTTCTTCTAAAATATGAAAGATTTCACCAAAACCCTTTGATCTTTACAACACACTTGCAAAACCCTAGTTAAGTTCCGACTTAAATTAAAATTGCCAAACTCAAACTCCTAGTATCCCAATTGATGTACAAATAACAGTCCTAGAATGAATCTATTACAGTAATATTTTACAAATCAATGACTTAAGCACGAATTGATCCTTAAAATGATCAGATAAAATACTTTGAACGTGTGCATCATGGGTCAGTTTAGCTTCGAGTACTTTGAAAGCTTGAGGTAGACTGGTAAGCATGAGTACGAAATAGTTTCGGAATGTAGTATGCCGATTTTTAATTAAGTATACATTGCTTAATCATAATTAATAAATCCTCATATGGGTTTCATAAGTTGAAAATAGTATTCAAGAAGATCGAAATAGTCCGGAGAGCCCCAAGTATCTGAGTAGTTTGGAAGGCAATGAACAAGATCGAAAGTATTGAACTGCaaatcggacgatccgatcgccTTTGAATAAGAAAGTAGGTGCGTAATAATTTGTGATATGACTTGAgtgagttcggaagatccgaaccctAGATTGGAAGGTGGGAACTCCGTTGGCAGCTGAAGTTGTCCAATCACAGGACACACGTTCTGTGGACAGAGATATGAAGCACCAAAGATGTGCTCGGAAGCTCCAAAACGTGATCGAAAGCTCTGAACCAAAGATCGAAAGTTCTGattgttgtctataaatagggactGATATTTCCATTTTCATTTTCCAATTCCCCACCTATCGCTCGTTTCCAAGTTGGTTTTTGAGGGCTTTGAGGTGTGGGTTCGATGGTCGGGAAAATCAAGGCGCTACCGTGATCGTACAGGAGTTGTGCCTAGAGTTTGGGGTCAATTCCCCACCTATCGCTCGTTTCCAAGTTGGTTTTTGAGGGCTTTGAGGTGTGGGTTCGATGGTCGGGAAAATCAAGGCGCTACCGTGATCGTACAGGAGTTGTGCCTAGAGTTTGGggtcatattcaaaattttaattaatttaaggaGAATTGGAAATTGGATAATGAGGGAGTGGAGTAAGAGAACTTTAATTTATAATCAAGGAGTAGGGTAATTAATAATTTGATGAGAATTGGAAATTGGATAATGAGAGAGTGGGGTGAGAATTAATTGATAGATAATTATTGAAAAAGAGGTCATTTTGGagaattcacaaataaaacccATATATTTAtaaggataataataataataataataataataataataataataataaaaaaataaaataaaaaataatagattattacatcaatcaaatcattaaatttaaattactatattaccccttataaataatattattttatattttatttatttttaaaaggataaattagtaatttatcattttaatataatatttaatcaatcaaatcaaatatactataatcaatcaatcaaatccaatactatattaatttttatttcttatttattttttattacaatacatTACTTGTCCAATTATTATTCATCTCATCACTTAAACCAAACGATACCTAAGGATAATAGATAATAAATAGATAGGTAAtagaatagataatagatagatagatagatgaTAGATAGAATATAACTATTTGATGTTAGTTGATGCagatattttgtttatttaagaaataaacgtaataatataatataactaTTCGATGTTAGTTGATGCAGTTATTATGCGAAAATTTTGACTTATTTAGTTTTCGATCGGGTTATTGTTTTTGATATTATATGTCTAtaacatttaatttattaataatttaaggAGAATTGGAAATTGGATAATGAGGGAGTGGAGTAAGAGAAGGGTTTTAATTTATAATCAGGGAGTAcagtaattaataatttaagaaGAATTGGAAATTGGATAATGAGGGAGTGGAGTAAGAATTAATTAATAGATAATTAGTATGTGTTTACTTGCCTTGATAAATGAAAAATTACATAAGTAATATGAATTAATCCTATGTTTACTTGCAAAATTGAAAATGACTATAAATTTTTCGGTCCGTGATGATTTTTAGTCCTTGGGATTATAAATCTTGACAAGATGAGAGATcagtgaatattttttttaatccatcCAACTAAATTAAGAGCTGATAAACTTACCAAGATAATCTTGAATCTGCAAATTAGAAAATACAATTTTTGGGTGCTGAGATCCTAGTTCTCTCATGAACAGGGCCTTCATTGGCTGTGaggttgtagtgaccctgcatggaattacctactaactggcaactaatagcatgcaaaaTTCTTAATCAGaataaaaacgtgcggaaatatAATCCATACTTTACAtaacagcttagtaaaacatatccaagcttaaatctgtagtgatacaaccatatcgaaaagcttaaaataaactgtctaaaacatttatacagctaaacaaatcctgctgtataagaTCCCCTGTAAAGCTCTGACTCCCTAGCcctgcctcgagctaccggcttcatccatcctgcgacctgccccatggaatagggtgtccaagataacaactaggacgtgagcgctaacgcccagtacataaacatgagtaaacatatgtatatgatgcatgcaacatgatgactggtaaagggtcatctgaaaagtcatgctcagtaccggcgccacatgagtgctgtcaccgcacggatcaacctctgggtgcaaccacactcgtctagtacaccagagtagtcagacatacatctccccgccgtcgcggtactctcaatgacagactatcgagtatagagctgagcgactctataatcaggtataacaaggtataggctcaacgtgtatgtgcacatgatatataaatatataaaatggtaaaacatacatcatgccacataataatgccaaataaatgcaacatataaacatgtatactcgctggcaatctcagtcaatgtgtatgtacctaacaccgaagtctgaactaagctggaaaaagaaaacccctagctgtcctaggtcacACCACAAGAAAAACGGGAAACGACAACAGATATAATTCGTTGTCGTAGGGGTCAAAAAACCTTTGTACTTTAAGGTGTTGTCGAAAGTCTAACATACaacaacggtttatatccgttgtggattctaacatacgacaacggatatgcaACAGTAAACATCTGTTGTCATACACAGTATTTGACAACAGTTTATAACCGTTGTCTTAGGTTGCCTTTAACGGTTATAAACTGTTGTCTATGTTGACATACCACAACAGATTTGcaacagtttatatccgttgttgtAGACATTATTCAACCACATTTTAAAACCGACGTCTTATGTAGGTGTTTGCTTATTATTCAACCacattttaaaaccgttgtcgtatgttgttttttacaacaattttaaaccgttgtcttaaTTTGATTTTCACAACAGTTATTATTTGTTGTCCTCAACATTacaaatgaaaaataattttaaatttctaaaataaaatttaatatacaatttttcaattttacaaatcaatattcttagtctaaattctaaatcaatctacactagaaaatatatagatcgagttatgaactaatctatataaattaactcGGAACTTTCCAATAGATCGAGTTATGAActaatctatataaattaacttgGAACACTCCTTCCAGAATAACATCCACCATTATCCTCGGCATCACGACTATCTGCACAAGTTGACGAATTCAAGTAGCAGAAAAGATGTCAAAATTTTGGAATTCAAATCCATAAAACAAATATGCTGGGAAGATCGACTTGATAGTAAATTTCCAATACAATTATCCAAACAATCCGCATATGACTGAACCATCTTAGAAGATAAACAAAGAATCGAACTAAGCAACAAAGACCGCGTGACATCTCCCTAGCAAAATAGTACTTAAAGAACACCAACatctattttatattataatgcatgagggTGCTAGAATAATCGTTTTTGGTCATTTTAATGGTTGTACCAAATTACCCCCCACTAGCATATAACTACCCCACTTTCTCACATTCTTTTCCATGTTATTTTCTTAACCACTTATTTTGTAATAgtgagaaataaatcaagataatatatatatatatatatatatatatatatatatatgaaaatacataggataattatatactatatcACACGCGAAGCGTGTGTATTGATGCtagtataaataaattattaactaTGTTTACCATATAAATTGTAATGTTTCGAAGAGTATCAACAACAGTATAACATCAACATTTTCTCACATCATTCTTATCTTCTTCTACAAAAACACAAGAAGTAAATTAAGTCGGTGCAGATCGAGCATTAAAATTTCTAAAAGTTCCCATCAAGCTAATTTTATGGTCTGCCATTTGGAATGCCAATTGACGCATATATAGTAACATTGAGTATACATGTTTCCACATCTAAGCAGATTTGAAGAACACAAAACACAACAGTTTCTAACATCATCCACTCTGAACATAAGATCCTCCACATGAATTTTTATCTGTAATTTGTATCAACCACGTAAGTTTCACCTCCCATACCCTAAATGGTCGCAACATCAATGTCATTTCCAAACTGTTGCATTTCTTGATGCTCATCACGCAAGTAAACTCACTAGTACTTCAAAATTAATGAAAATGAAATCTGAAAACTAATATCCAATCCAGTGTTTTTCTTATGTTCAGATACTTTAATTAAACAAGAAAAGTTAATATACTggaacaaaatttaaaaaaattaatgtataAAAAAAGACAGattattgaagaaaaaaaattcccATTAAGGAGAAGCAAACTCTTCGTGCAGAACAACAAAAGAAATAACGGTAACTACAACGGTACCCAAAGGATCGAACATGGCAGAAAACAGAGAACCTCTCCTTGAAATGCACCAGGCTTAAGACATAAATGAATAATGGGGAATTAAACTTTGAAAATTGTGTGTAAATAAATTCACGACAATATAAATGGAGCTAGAGAGGAGCTCAAATCCCAAACATCTCCACATTCATCACAAACAGCTaataagttttaaattttattagatTAAATTTACAACTACACAATTTTACTTTTCAGTATACATGTGACTAAACTTAATCAATTATACTAAAGTAGCGTTTTGGAATGCAACATCTGTTACTCAAATCTTTGAGTTATGCTACTTCAATTAATTTACCATGCAAATTATAAATAGTTAATCTGTACCTAAACTCCAGAAAGAAAATGATACtaaacaaatcaaaacaaaggcCAAATCCTCAATTTGATAAATTACCTGAACAccagataaatatataaaagTCTTGTCAGAAAAGTTCAGACTAAACACACGAAATCAAGTTGACACGGGAATGTCGAAATAGAAAGCTTACTTCAGATTCTGAACATCCTCCTTGGACAGGACAAATGACAGCCCCATCTTTGCTGTCAGttacaaaataaaattcatgACTCAGTTTCAAGAGAAAAAAACAGATAATATACATGTAGTTTTCAAGTTCttaatttcaaaataataagAAGATAGATATAGAGCACCATGGTGTTGAAGCGGTTTATTAGTTAATGTTAACTGTTATGTTGTACCCTActtgaatatttgtttaatgagtaaattagtatatatatatatatatatatatatatatatatatatattaatcaaaATACTATAAAATATTTCGATCAATTAATCATCCTATATTCAACCACATCTGTTACTTTCCATTCCAACAATCGCAAGAATTCGTAAATTACGGGAATCAGATACTGATCCTAACTttgataataatttataaatttttgtcACTGTCTATAATACATAAAACTAGTTGCTCAAGTATTAGGATATGGCTtttgttttaataaaatatatatatattaggatATAATCTGTGAATAATCGTAATTATCGAAATTAAAGATATTTCCTTGAAAAAAATagcaaatatattaaaaatggcAAGTGACAGTAAAGCTCAAGTCATAGAAACCAAACCTGGAATCTGCACATATAATATTCTTCACCAAAGAAAGCTTGCATGCCCTCAAATGGCTTCATCTTGGGATGCCTCGGTCGAAACGGCACCGTAAGAGACAAGAAACACTTGACCAAATCTGGGCGGAACAAGCAGAGGTACCACCCGATCATGGAAAAATCTATGGGTCTAAAGTCAGCATAATGATTGCAATACTTATACAAGGATATATCAACCAATTGACGGAAGCCAAGTCCACATAAAGTATACAAAACTTTGTTATGGTGCACTAGGAATCCACTGGGGCAAGCAATGAAACACGCCATCTTCATCGTCATTTTCATCATTAACTTCAGATTTAGATTTGTCACTCTATTCTTTATCACCGCTCATTCGTTCTATCAAATCATTTTGAATGAATGCgatcttaaataaaaatgtaatcGGCAATTCATGTAAAAGGTTTTGTTTCGATAATCACATTCTTTTGTTGCATACCTGGAGAGTCTTCTCGTACTCGGTCTTCCGTTTCTCTGCCTTCGCAATAAAAGGAGCTTTGTCCTGGAACAATAATTAATCATTTTAGAATAAATGGATACAATCAGTAGATATATCTCTGTCCTCGTGGAGAATTGAATAATCTGATTTTGAAGTAAACCCATACTGCATCAGACATCAATTTCCCCTTGTCACCACCAGCCTTCCAAACCTAATCAAAGCATTGAGTCTCATAATTACTCACTACTCAGAAGACAATCAGTCATTACTACTAAATCAGAATACATAGAAATCACTTACAGTGGCAGCAGATTTGTTATAGGGATGCTTCTCTTTGTATTGTTTTCTAAAGTCCTCGTGTTATTTAAGCACGCATGAGATATAGATATCACCAAATAAAGCTTAAACAGTAAAAACCATAAAATGAAATCAAGAAggaatactatacatatatacaaTGAGACTCCAAGAACCAAAAGGACGTTCTCACATCGGACAATTCAATTTCATCACTCCATTCCTTCTCTACTTATTCACCAAATCTGCAGGCAATAACTCAACTGATATCATCATTATTCAACTGAAAAAACGTCACTTAGCCATTGAACCACGAACAAAAGATTCGAGAAAGCAGAAGTAAGATCGAGAAAAAAACGAAAAGCTGGAGACAAAAAAGATGGATACcctagaatcacaattaagACGAATAATGCATGATTCAGCTCCAGATTCTCCGAAATTCCTGAAATGTAAGATGAAGGCGATCCCGAGAAAGAACTTTCTCAGATTGCCGATATGCCCAGTTCGAAACAACACAATTCCTTATTTAAAAGAGCAAGCTTCTTCAACGctgcaattcaaatatttagatTCGAAAATTTCATTTCTTTATGTTAGTTATCAGAAACTTGGAATTTAGAATTCTTTTGCACACAGTGAAATGGTTTCATATTGTTGTGCTATGATAGTAAATTAAACAAAAAGAATGACAACATTTATAACTCCATCGAACATCTCAAGTCACAGAGCTAAAGGATTATTTTTTGAACCAAATTTTACAGAAAGGGATAAcatgaaattaaatatatcGCCAAATAACCATTTCAATCGAGCATACCAACTCTTTAAACAGATATCCTAGATCTAGTTGTCATATAAATCAATGAATCACATAAATGCCATATCCACGTATACCACAGATCCAACCATTTTACAGACTCAATCGCCATTATAAAGCCACAATAAACTGAGATATtgaaatttttccaaaaaaaaaaagacaatacCATGCAATCGGTGGTAATAAATGGATCATTAATGGTGAAAAGCTCAATGTCATCACTCTGCAGTGCAACTCTAGCCACCAATCGTCCAATCTTTACAGATCCTGAGCTCAATGTCGAAAGAAGCACACTCAACTTCTGTAATGTattataaaacaaaaatcattaaatctGTAGCACAAATAACGTTAAGCTTGAAGAACTCTATCGTATCGCGTACTTCATGATTTGTTGATCCttcgagaaaaataaaaagacaaaaatataAATCATACTGTCGCGGTTGGCGGGTGGTGTGGAAATCTCTCTAGGGCTTGAAAAATTGAGGTAAATAAAAGGGAAATCAAAGCAGAAATTCGAAGAAAACGATGAGCTCAAGAAGGAacccgaaaaaaaaaagaacaaaaaacaGAGTCTCCGATTTTTACACCTTTTCTCGACATTCACCGAGAATAAAAAGCACAGGAACGCGGAAGATGGAAAGAGACAACAACAAAGCAACCAGGAGAGAAACGAAGAGAGTGAAACACATACCATGCGAGAAAGCCCGAGACGGCAGCCGGTCGTCTACCCCGCGTCATGAGAGCCAGAAGAAGGAAAATTGCGGCAACATAACCCATCAGGCATTACTACCATGGTAAAGGCACGCAGAAATGAGAAGGGAAGAATCAGAAGCAAATAAATGAGTCCCTGTATTAATTACATGTTAAGAAGCATGAAATTTCAACCGAGGTCGTAGAGAAACCAAGCTGAAACCTGATAGTTTAAAGGCTATACAAGGAATTTCACAATTTGCAAGTGGTTTATTTATATATGTtgtatgatatgatatgagatgAATGAAATGACTGAATGATAGAATGATAGATTTTTCATCCAATGTCTGTACAAATAATTCAAACAAGGATTAATTTTGGGCAAAGAGGTAAAATCACAATGATCTtttatctattactattataaaaCAAGAGAGACATATAAAAACTGTTTTAGTATTTTTAGGTGATTTTctatttttactttttaaaataCAAGGAAAAGATAACTTCCATTTATGATTTAAAAACCACAAAAAACTgcctatatttttttaaaaataatttacttccacacaaatataaaaatttaatgttTGATAATCAATTTCATTTTCTTTAATAATGTATTATATTGTGTACACGCACATTGTGCCTAATCACTAGTTCAAATGAAATATAAGTAATCATTAAAACAAACCTAATAAAAGGTATTGAAATTTTCATCAATCGAACTCCTAAACTGAAGTCTCACAAAAACACGAAGGTTTGCAGAGTAATATAACACAATGAACTCTATTCTGCAAAGCATGTAGCGATGCAAACAAAGGTGAACGACTTGAAGAAAAAGAGTAAGATTGCTTTCTTGAATGCATGAACAAAGCGACCGATGAGAAACACACATCACATCGAGTGTCTGTGACTTGTGAGATCGCAAAAAACTACCCGTGGAAATGACGACATCAATATGAAATAATCATTGGACCTTTCTTCTTCATCATTCGCCTTGctgatgaaaacaaaaatagagACTGTCAACGTAATGTGTCACGATGTTAGCTTCATCTACAATGTGAGCTGAAAAACTTGCTTTGACCCGAAAATATCATTCCTTAAGATTACTGCTACTGCCAAAATGTGATTAACGTAGCAATGAAGTGCTAAACCTAGAACACGAGGCAAAACAAGACGTGATGGTGAAGAAACAGAAGCTGTGTGGCCAAATAGAAATCCAACACACCCACAAGCAAAACTAGTAATTTCCTTTAAAATCTAACTGAGTTATGATAATTAGATGAGCATACTGAATCATTAACTCGGTACACCTCACTAACGCTGTTCATAATTTTCATTGtctcatctttttttttaaatcaatgaAGAAAACGAAAGATTTCTGTTGCATCATATACTTAATTGGTTTACCTTCAGCCTTTGTTTCTCATTATCGCCACCATTTTGCAGCCGCTATATGCGGCCATGGACCAATACACGGCAATGAGCACATCCAATCTGACATCTGCAACAAAAAAGAGTACGCTTTATCAAGTCCTGACCTCCTGCAGTGCCCTTGCGGGGGTTATGCTTTCATTCGCTAATACCATCTCTGGAAAGAGTCAACAATGCATTTCAGCATCAACATTGACATTTATGTTTGAAATCTAGCATATATTGAGGATTTTACATGCAAGCTACGAAGCCTGTTTTCAGCAAAAGTCCGAATACGATCATTCCATGTCACTTTGGAAAATTAATATAATAGCACAAATTTTGTTCTGGTTAAATTTCTTATTTGATCCACAAGCAAGGGTAAAATTGAAATAGTTGCTCAAGCAGTTTCAATTCCTAATATTTTCACGACGGAAACAAGCATGTAAAAGTGGTCTCACACTGCAGAAATCCCAAAGTTCAGATAAAATAGTGAACAAGGCATTATTACAAAGATGCCGAGATTATAATGTTACCTATTGACCCTGCTGAGCGgcaattgatttatttcttcatCCACACACCATACCTGAAATACCCATTAAAATACGTCATTTTGTGTGCCAGACAAGAAGACAATGAAGTAAACAAGTATCAAACATACCTTGATTTTGGCAGTTAATTTCACTCCCCAAGGCTCATCATCCAGTACAATTTTTACTGGAAGCTTTCATGAAAACTATTCTCATGGAACAAACCAATCCAGAGCCGTCAAATTTATCATGTACTTCTATTTCGTTTTTTTTTCCTCGACAATTTCTTATCTCTAACAGCATCatataaaatctcatatgcAAAATAGGTTATGTGAGACTTCTTCAGCAAGTCTTCCAGGATTATTTTAGGTGCGGCAACTTCTTTCTTATTTGTGTCAGATATTGTGTTCACAACTTCAGGTACAATACCATTTTGCACCATAAGGTGTATAATTTCTACAGCCTCGTGCAGATTTTGCTTCACACAAAGGCCATTAAGAACTCGTCCCAAAGTTGCTAAAAAAGGGACAAACCCTTTCTCAATGTTGTTGAGGATATACCGATACCCAAAATCCACATTTCCTACCCTACAGAAACCATCTATCACACATCGGTAAGTGTAATTATCTGGTGGGCAGCCATTATCCTCCAtttcaataaataatttttccgcCACATCCATATTTAGACTTTCAGAAAATGCATTGATCAGGATATTGTATGTGGCGGATGTAGGGGAGAGTTTATACTGTTTTCCCATCCTTCTGAATAACTCATACGCCTTATCCAAATCCCCAATACCACAAAAACCATTGATCAAAGTGCTGAAAGTCACAGTATCAGGACGcaactcattttttttaatatcatcAAGAAACTCCAAAGCTCTCTCTAGTTTTCGAGCTTTGCAAAAGCTCTCTATGAGTATATTATACGTAATGACATTTGGAACACAACCCTTCTCCAACATTGATTTAAAAGTTTCCATTACATCATCATGATTCGATGTTTTGCAGAGCCCGTCAAGTACAGTGTTATATGTAATTATATCTGGAGTAATGTCATGCTCCCACATGGTATTTACAATTTCGAGTGCATTACCCATCTTTAACTGTTTGCTGTAGCCATCGATCAGAGTATTAAAGGTGAATATATCAGGAAGATACCCTTTGGATATAGCATCATTCATAAGAGTAGTTGCATCAATTACGCATCCCATCTTGCACAAGCTGTTGATAACTAAATTATAGGTCCATATATCAGGGAGACAGCCTTTTTGTTGCATCTCAGTGATCAACTGCAAGGCTTCTAATACGAGTCCAGATCGACCCAATCCTTTAATTAAGGTATTATACATTATCAAAGTAGGCTTTATACCTTTTCCGGCAGCTTCATCAAACAAGCTCATGGCCCTACTTATATCACCATCTTCACACAAACCATACAATAAGGAACAGTAGGTAAACTCGTCAGGGATAAACCCTCTGAAAACCGCATCACGAAGAATTTCATCAGCTTTTTGTACCATATTAAGTCTGCAATACCCATTAATCACAGTGTTATAGGTGAAAGCATCTGGCTTCAATCCACTATTAACCATTTTCTGCAAGTACGTCTCTGCTTCTATCACTTTTGAGTTCTTACACAATCCACATATGAGCGTGTTATATGTCACCACATCAGGAGAAAAACCTTCTTCCACCACACATTCCACCATCCTGGCAGCCTCGTCAAGTAGGCATTTCTTGCAAAGGCCTTGAACGAAGATGTTAAACGTAAACAAATTTGGAAAGACACCTCTTTTAAGAACCTTATCCAGT comes from Henckelia pumila isolate YLH828 chromosome 4, ASM3356847v2, whole genome shotgun sequence and encodes:
- the LOC140894355 gene encoding uncharacterized protein — encoded protein: MSSAVLPKHVAAVIKYKKCPFKALEIFNSVKKEDGYKHNLWTYKCMIEKLGNNGEFDAMETVMAEMRVSLDNSLLEGVYVNVMRNYGKKRKIQEAVDVFERMDFYNCEPRVFSYNAIMNILVENGYFNQAHKVYMRMKDNGIVPDVYTFTIRIKSFCRTNRPHAALRLLNNMPAQGCDFNSVAYCTVVSGFYEGDYRIEAYGLFDQMLSLGIVPDVSTFNKLLHTLCKKGDIQESEILLDKVLKRGVFPNLFTFNIFVQGLCKKCLLDEAARMVECVVEEGFSPDVVTYNTLICGLCKNSKVIEAETYLQKMVNSGLKPDAFTYNTVINGYCRLNMVQKADEILRDAVFRGFIPDEFTYCSLLYGLCEDGDISRAMSLFDEAAGKGIKPTLIMYNTLIKGLGRSGLVLEALQLITEMQQKGCLPDIWTYNLVINSLCKMGCVIDATTLMNDAISKGYLPDIFTFNTLIDGYSKQLKMGNALEIVNTMWEHDITPDIITYNTVLDGLCKTSNHDDVMETFKSMLEKGCVPNVITYNILIESFCKARKLERALEFLDDIKKNELRPDTVTFSTLINGFCGIGDLDKAYELFRRMGKQYKLSPTSATYNILINAFSESLNMDVAEKLFIEMEDNGCPPDNYTYRCVIDGFCRVGNVDFGYRYILNNIEKGFVPFLATLGRVLNGLCVKQNLHEAVEIIHLMVQNGIVPEVVNTISDTNKKEVAAPKIILEDLLKKSHITYFAYEILYDAVRDKKLSRKKKRNRST